A region from the Agrobacterium cucumeris genome encodes:
- a CDS encoding SAM-dependent methyltransferase → MAPYKQVKLPKPGPSALIVITAAVRDGTVTVETQQQGAAANKSVSNGYLTRDKKDGKTYYPTDRAREMLAMLEGIAEPGDMPERETETAVVPVADASGLVATVERARALLDDGDIINARIVASVAYNQAKTAAQFAEQIGATEKLIAKARRMQADALLIEARAKILIADKWDEAQAAGQASVGGRPKTVSDGNGFTSDETGLSRKEIHEARKLAAAEHREPGIVERAIQARLAAGLEPTKANLRAAVGTASATKEERGANLYETPPEAMFTLLALEEFTACVLEPACGRGAISRMLEAFHYAVVLADINDYSTADSNGELQAVQDFLTSQPPEAGSYDIVTNPPYGDMLNAFVAYALRVYKPRKMALLLNLNFLCGFADDDRNFVMDDCPPARVYVFKRRLPMMHRDGWDGNKASSRMNTAWFVWERDEAGNYGSATIVRRVDWKDYQPQQAAVTAESEAA, encoded by the coding sequence ATGGCCCCGTACAAGCAAGTCAAACTCCCCAAGCCCGGCCCAAGCGCGCTTATCGTCATCACTGCCGCCGTCCGCGACGGAACCGTGACCGTGGAGACGCAGCAGCAGGGTGCGGCGGCGAATAAGTCCGTCAGCAACGGCTATCTGACGCGGGATAAGAAGGATGGCAAAACCTACTATCCGACCGACCGCGCGCGCGAAATGCTGGCGATGCTGGAAGGTATTGCGGAACCGGGCGACATGCCGGAGCGCGAAACGGAAACAGCCGTGGTGCCGGTCGCGGACGCTTCCGGGCTGGTCGCCACGGTAGAACGGGCCCGAGCGCTTCTTGATGATGGCGATATCATCAACGCCCGCATCGTCGCGTCTGTCGCCTACAATCAGGCGAAGACCGCCGCACAGTTTGCGGAGCAGATCGGCGCAACGGAAAAGCTGATCGCCAAGGCTCGGCGCATGCAGGCCGACGCGCTCTTGATCGAAGCACGCGCGAAAATCCTGATTGCCGATAAATGGGATGAAGCGCAGGCGGCGGGCCAAGCGTCGGTAGGCGGAAGGCCCAAAACCGTTTCCGATGGAAACGGTTTTACGTCCGATGAAACTGGCCTGTCCCGCAAGGAAATCCACGAAGCCCGCAAGCTTGCTGCGGCGGAACATCGTGAACCCGGCATTGTCGAACGGGCGATTCAGGCGCGGCTTGCTGCCGGGCTGGAGCCGACGAAGGCAAATCTTCGCGCGGCGGTCGGCACGGCCAGCGCCACGAAGGAAGAGCGCGGGGCGAACCTTTACGAGACGCCGCCGGAGGCGATGTTTACGCTGTTGGCGCTGGAAGAATTCACCGCATGCGTCTTGGAACCAGCCTGCGGGCGCGGCGCGATATCGCGTATGCTGGAAGCGTTTCATTATGCCGTGGTGCTGGCCGATATCAACGACTACAGCACGGCGGACAGCAACGGCGAATTGCAGGCGGTGCAGGACTTCTTGACCTCGCAGCCGCCGGAAGCCGGCTCGTACGATATCGTCACCAATCCGCCTTACGGCGATATGCTCAATGCCTTCGTGGCCTACGCCCTGCGCGTCTACAAGCCGCGCAAAATGGCGCTTTTGCTCAATCTGAATTTCCTTTGCGGGTTCGCGGACGATGACCGCAATTTCGTCATGGACGATTGCCCGCCCGCTCGCGTCTACGTCTTCAAGCGCCGCCTTCCGATGATGCACCGCGACGGATGGGACGGCAACAAAGCCAGCAGCCGCATGAATACGGCGTGGTTCGTTTGGGAACGTGACGAGGCCGGAAACTATGGCAGCGCCACCATCGTTCGCCGCGTGGACTGGAAGGATTACCAGCCTCAGCAAGCCGCCGTAACGGCGGAAAGCGAGGCAGCATGA
- a CDS encoding DUF4031 domain-containing protein yields the protein MSVYVDDMRAPFGNMVMCHMWADADDELLAMADRIGVQRKWIQGHPVLSFGKHRDASWVHFDIALSKRALAVKFGAIETDRFGPVIHTAKLRLAAALAAGNEDEAQAARARLATFEGIRARQGGAR from the coding sequence ATGAGCGTTTATGTTGACGACATGCGCGCCCCGTTTGGCAACATGGTCATGTGTCACATGTGGGCGGATGCGGATGATGAACTGCTTGCCATGGCGGACCGCATTGGCGTGCAGCGCAAATGGATTCAGGGGCATCCTGTTCTTTCGTTTGGCAAACATCGAGATGCCAGTTGGGTTCATTTCGATATCGCCCTTTCGAAGCGCGCCCTTGCGGTCAAATTTGGCGCTATCGAAACAGACAGGTTCGGTCCGGTCATTCATACGGCCAAGCTGCGGCTTGCCGCTGCCCTTGCTGCCGGGAATGAGGATGAAGCGCAGGCCGCGCGGGCGCGATTAGCTACATTTGAGGGAATTCGCGCGCGGCAAGGCGGTGCGCGATGA